From Amphiprion ocellaris isolate individual 3 ecotype Okinawa chromosome 2, ASM2253959v1, whole genome shotgun sequence, a single genomic window includes:
- the enc3 gene encoding ectodermal-neural cortex 3: protein MSVSNHENRKSRSSSGSMNIQLFHKTSHADSLLTQLNLLRKRKVFTDVVLKAGNRSFPCHRAVLASCSRYFEAMFSSGLRESRDADVNFHDSLHPEVLELLLDYAYSARVIINEENAESLLEAGDMLQFHDIRDAAAEFLEKNLHQSNCLGMMLLSDAHQCQRLYELSWRMCLANFATLFRTEDFLSLPRDKVQELILSEELEVEDESLVYEAVIDWVKADMERRHGELPELLRCVRLALLPESYLLKNVASEELVMCHKVGREIVEDAVRCKMRILQNDGIVTGFCARPRKVSQALLLLGGQTFMCDKVYMIDNKTKEITPKTDIPSPRKECSACAIGCKVYVTGGRGSENGASKDVWVYDTLHDEWSKAAPMLVARFGHGSAELDHMLYVVGGHTSLAGSFPASPSVSLKQVEQYDPQTNKWTLVAPLREGVSNAAVVGAKNKLFAFGGTSVNRDKYPKVQCFDPCQNRWSVPAACPQLWRYTAAAVVGNHVVVIGGDTEFSASSAYRFNSETYQWSKFGDVTAKRISCHAVASGNRLYVVGGYFGAQRCKTLDCYDPSSDSWDSVTSVPYSLIPTAFVSTWKYLSA, encoded by the exons ATGTCCGTCAGCAACCACGAAAACAGAAAGTCTCGCTCCAGTTCCGGCTCCATGAACATCCAGCTCTTCCACAAGACGTCGCACGCTGACAGCCTGCTGACGCAACTCAACCTGCTGCGCAAACGCAAAGTCTTCACGGATGTCGTGCTGAAGGCCGGCAACCGCTCCTTCCCGTGCCACCGCGCCGTCCTGGCCTCCTGCAGCCGCTACTTCGAGGCCATGTTCAGCAGCGGCCTCAGGGAGAGCCGGGACGCCGACGTCAACTTCCACGACTCGCTCCACCCCGAggtgctggagctgctgctggactaCGCCTACTCGGCCAGAGTCATCATCAACGAGGAGAACGCCGAGTCGCTGCTGGAGGCCGGAGACATGCTCCAGTTCCACGACATCAGGGACGCGGCAGCAGAGTTTCTGGAAAAGAACCTGCACCAGTCGAACTGCCTGGGCATGATGCTGCTGTCGGACGCCCACCAGTGCCAGAGACTGTACGAGCTGTCGTGGAGGATGTGCCTCGCCAACTTCGCCACTCTCTTCAGGACGGAGGACTTCCTCAGCCTGCCCAGAGACAAAGTCCAGGAGCTGATCCTGAGCgaggagctggaggtggaggacgAGAGCCTGGTGTACGAGGCCGTCATCGACTGGGTGAAGGCCGACATGGAGCGGCGGCATGGCGAGCTGCCCGAGCTGCTGCGCTGCGTCCGGCTGGCGCTGCTGCCCGAGTCCTACCTGCTGAAGAACGTCGCCTCCGAGGAGCTTGTGATGTGCCACAAAGTGGGTCGGGAGATCGTGGAGGATGCCGTGCGGTGCAAGATGAGGATCCTGCAGAACGACGGGATCGTCACGGGGTTCTGTGCTCGGCCCAGAAAGGTCAGCCaggccctgctgctgctgggaggaCAGACGTTCATGTGCGATAAAGTCTACATGATCGACAACAAGACCAAGGAGATCACCCCAAAAACAGACATCCCCAGTCCCAGGAAGGAGTGCAGCGCCTGTGCTATCGGCTGCAAG GTTTATGTCACCGGAGGGCGTGGCTCTGAGAACGGCGCCTCCAAAGACGTTTGGGTCTACGACACGCTACACGACGAGTGGTCCAAAGCGGCGCCCATGCTGGTGGCCCGGTTCGGTCACGGTTCTGCAGAGCTCGACCACATGCTGTACGTCGTTGGTGGACACACTTCGCTCGCCGGTTCCTTCCCCGCCTCTCCGTCCGTGTCGCTCAAACAGGTGGAACAGTACGACCCTCAGACCAACAAATGGACACTGGTGGCGCCGCTCCGGGAAGGCGTGAGCAACGCTGCCGTCGTCGGtgccaaaaacaaactgtttgccTTCGGGGGAACCAGCGTGAACAGAGACAAATACCCCAAAGTGCAGTGCTTCGACCCCTGCCAGAACCGGTGGTCGGTGCCGGCTGCGTGTCCTCAGCTGTGGCGCTACACGGCGGCGGCAGTCGTTGGAAACCACGTGGTCGTCATCGGAGGCGATACAGAATTCTCAGCCAGCTCAGCGTACCGGTTCAACAGCGAGACGTACCAGTGGTCCAAGTTTGGAGACGTGACGGCCAAACGGATCAGCTGTCACGCGGTGGCTTCAGGAAACAGACTGTACGTGGTCGGAGGCTACTTCGGGGCTCAGCGGTGCAAAACTCTGGACTGCTACGACCCGTCTTCGGACTCCTGGGACAGCGTGACCAGCGTGCCCTACTCACTCATTCCCACTGCCTTCGTCAGCACTTGGAAGTACCTCTCAGCGTAG